The genomic stretch atgatgaggatagtagggagagtgcttctgtctacaagagtttgaaggggaaaaaccaagatcgtgggaaaccgtataATGACAGAAGGAGACAATCTggttttggcaagaagccaagtgggggaggatcttctactccacttaagtgtttcaaatgtggcgTTGAAGGTCATCGTGCTATGGATTGTAGTAGGGATCTTGTGACGTGTTTCAATTGTGGCAAGAGTGGTCACAGAGCAAACCAGTGTGGAGTTGGTTCGAGCGTGACTTGTTTCAAttgtggtgagaaaggtcacattagtaccaaatgtgataagccgaagaaggagcaagcgaaaggaaaggtgtttgcattgtctggtgcggaggccactaccgatgatagactaatccaaggtacgtgctttattaatggtacacctttgattgccattattgataccggtgcaacacattctttcatttctttggattgtgctaagagattGAATCTTATATTATTTGATATGCAtagaagtatggttattgatacacctgctatgggttctgtttctacttcctatgcgtgtttgaattgtccgttgagtatctttggtagggattttggaattgatttagtttgtcttcctttagagcaacttgatgtgattttgggtatgaattggttagaagttaatcgggtgtatatcaactgtttcgagaagacggttatttttcctgaggttggtgctcaggaagattggtgtgtgtctgctaagcaagttgatgaatcggtgcaagatggtgcagagttgtttatgttgttggcaactttggatattcgtgagaagaagacgattgaagaattgccaatagtttgtgagtttgcggaggtatttccggaagatataagtgatttaccgccggaacgtgaggttgagttttcgattgatttagtccctagaactagtcctgtatcgatggctccctatagaatgtctgcttctgagttgaaagagttgaagagtcaacttgaagacttactcgagaagaggtttattcgtcctagtgtgtcgccgtggggtgcacctgttctgttggtcaagaagaaagaaggttctatgagattatgtgttgattatagacaactgaataaagtgacgattaagaacaagtatccacttccgaggattgacaatctgatggatcagctggttggagcttgtgtgtttagcaaaattggtttgaggtctgggtatcatcagattcgtgtaaaggctgaggatatacaaaagactgcttttaggacaaggtacagtcactacgagtactccgtgatgcctttcgctgtgactaatgcacctggtgtatttatggagtatatgaatagaatttttcatgattatctggataagtttgttgttgtgttcatcaatgatatattgatttattccaagagtaaagagaatcatgccgagcatttgaaggttgtgttatcggtgttgaaagagaggaagttgtttgctaagctctctaaatgtgagttttggttgaatgaagtaagttttcttggacatgtgattttgagtggtggtatttctgtggatcctacgaagattgagGATGTATCTtagtgggaagctcctaagtttgttgctgagattcgaagtttccttggtttggctggttattataggaagttcattgaaggattttctaagttgtcgtcaccattgacgcagttgactaggaaaggtcaagctttcatttggacttcgtAGTGTGAAGggaattttcaagagcttaagagaagattgactacggctcctattttgattttaccggatccgttagaaactttcgttgtgtattgtgatgcttctttgtatggtttgggaggtgttttgatgcaaaaagggcaagtggtagcttatgcttcaaggcaacttaaagttcatgagaggaattatccgacgcatgatttagagttggccgccgttgtgtttgtgttgaagctttggagacattatttgtttggatcgagatttgatgtgtttagtgatcacaagagtttgaagtacttgttcgatcagaaagaattgaatatgaggcaaaggagatggttggaattcttgaaagattatgattttggtttgaattatcatcctaGAAAGAAGAATGTtgtagctgatgcattgagtaggaagtcattgcacatgtctatgttgatgattcgagagtttgaattgttggagcaatttagagatttgagtttggtttgtgaagcgacgtcttcgtgtgttaagcttggtatgttgaagcttacgtgtggcattcttgacgaaattagagaaggtcagaagtcagatttgaaattagtcgatgttatgacattgattaatcaagacaaaggtggtgactttaggattgatgagaatggtatcatgaggtgtcgtgatcgagtttgtgttctggatgttgcggatttgagaaagaggattcttgaggaagggcatagaagtggtttgagtattcatcctggtgctactaaaatgtatcaagacttgagaaagatgttttggtggcaaggtatgaagaaggatgtagcggaatttgtgtattcatgtttgacatgtcaaaagtcaaagattgaacatcaaaagccgtctggtttgatgcaaccgttatctattcccgagtggaagtgggatagtatctctatggattttgtttcagatttgccgagaacatcgagtaattgtgaggcgatttgggtcgttgtggacaggttgacgaaatgtgctcattttattccgatgaggatggactatttgatggagagacttgctaagttgtacatcgaaaggattgtgtgttcgcatggtattccgtcgagcattgtttcggatagagatccgaggttcacttcgagattttaggaaggtttgcaaagttgtttgggtacgaagttgcgtttgagtttggcatatcatccgcaaactgatggtcaaacggagaggactattcagtcacttggAGATCTTTTaaggtcttgtgttttggaacaaggaggaaatttgaataatttcttgcctttgatcgagtttacgtataacaacagtttccattcgagtaaTGGAACgacaccttttgaggctctttatggtagaaggtgtagaactcctttatgttggtacgaatcgggagagagtgttgtggttggacccgagttgattcaagagactacagataagattaagatgattcaagagaagatgaaggcttctcagagtcgtcaaaagagttatcatgataagaggaggaaagctcttgagtttgagaaagatgagcatgtgtttcttcgagttacgccaataataggtgttggtagagctttgaagtcgcgtaagttgacgccgcgtttcattggtccttatcagatttccgagagggtaggtgaagtggcatatcgaattgcattaccaccgtcactttctaatcttcatgatgtgttccatgtgtctcaattgagaAGGTACATcgcggatccatcgcatgttgttccattagatgatgttcaagtgagggataatttgacggtcgatacatcacctatgcgaattgaagatcgagaagtgaagaagcttcgtggtaaggagatttctttggtgaaagtgatatggggcggagtcgccaatggcaatattacttgggaactcgaggataagatgaaggaatcgtatccggagttgttcgtttgaggtaaatttttgaggccgaaaatcttttaagtgggggagagttgtaacaacccaatttttagtattgtttcttatattattattattatattttatttatttatttggagtgttaagtaattaattggttgttaggtagtataataattgattatattaattaatttggtgtgttaattaattatttagttgatatgagatataattaaataattatattaattaacttagtgtgtatgttgggttgatttaaattatttgaattaaatagagatatttaaatattaggttttattgggcctattaattaaattagatgtATTATGCTTTAAacccaaatagaatactaatataaatagtaagaggagAGGGAGAATatgattcatttgatcatttgacaaaaatagagaaagagaagaggaaaagtaagaagaggggaagaacaaaagagaagctagggtttccatcaaattgaagaggtaaggggggaatccttattattatgggttagtatgattgggtcaatgggtagaaacatgtgtaggttgaaatccttaaattgcatggttttggaattgttaggtaTTGATGAATATTCTCGTTTTTTGGTGATTGGATTGTGTTAAAATTGTAAACTAATGTTATATtgtatgagtcataattttctgaacgtgtagctttttacggaatcgaaatcaGAGGTCCGAAGGTCCTCAAACGATGAAAAACATAGAAAATTCTGATTCTGttttacgttaaccggttacccaccgagcgttaaccggttacttgcttaaaaatatgtgattatgtttttgtgttaaccggttacccaccgagcgttaacctgttacttgcttaaaaatctgttgattctgtttttgtgttaactggttacccaccgagcgttaaccggttacttgcttgaaaatctgcgcaggaatttgtttctgttttatgttaaccggttactcaccgagcgttaaccggttacttgctctgttttgtgttaaccggttactcaccaagcattaaccggttaccactatttgaaaaatgaaaaattgagattttaaaagttgtattcattggaatgaaatctaattttgtgtatttgataattagcctatatttgtgaatgatatattgtgatgaatgtgtatatgtaccataggtggataattcatagagttgaattatgttgatatgtggaatgttaagatggtaaagatgatcttaattgcatatgtgttggtatgtgtgcattcattcatggcatggttGGCTTCATGGAATTCATTTGAGTTTTTGTTGAGTTGTATGAATATTCAAAAGATATAGAAAAGTTGTTTAGAAAATAAAAAGGTgtaatataatataaaaaagtAAATAAATCTCATTTAAAAACTCAAAATGAAGATGGATCTTAGTgctcttttatttatatatatgtatgtatatagAGTCCACAACATTTTCCAATCAATATATTATGGATCCGAATTTCAACAAGAGCATGTGCTTAATCAGCTTATTTGAGTGGTATCTAGAGCCTTCTTATGAATACTAGATATCATTATTAATCGCTTTATTAACTTGATTATTTCTACATAATAAAACTCTTGTATGAATTTGCAAAAACATCCAAATCGCTTTATTAAGTTTGATTAGTATGAATCTGTGAAAACATCCAAATGGTAAACATAATCACCAAATTATGCAAGGACTTTTTTAAGTCATCGCTCTTGAGAAATCGAAAGATATTAGCAAACATGAGCATTATGTTGAAATGAATCTTATAATATGCATGGTCATCTATTATCACTCTACATCTCTCTCCAGGGAAAATATGGCAACAAATTTGAAGTATTTTTAGGCCAACTTGTAGATTAAATGATGTTTGCCGACACAAAAAGAAAAATCTCCAACAAGTAAAATGAAGCAAGAAAACTTGCTAGGCTAGGCTGGCTAATGAAAAAGGAAATACAGCTCTAGTCATGCTATTTTATTCTCCAACAGTCAAACCAAATCCAAATTTGTAGTCTTTTTTCTTGTGATCAAGCTGCAATAAGTAAATATGAAAATCATGTCAAAGAATGATGAATAATCTGATAAAATGTATATGAACAAAGGAAAGCGCTCTGACCTCGGCAGAAAGAATGAAGTTCAGACCCATGTTTAACCGCTCCTCCAAAAATGCAGCACAGACGCCATTGGAATCAACCTTTCCCCTAAGGCGGCACTATAATAACCAACACAAGATGTTGAAACAAGATAAGATGGTTTTTCAACTGGATAAAATGGGTCAAAATTTCATCACAATGAGCAAAGAACTTTAAATGGCCAACTGTGATCCTAATCAGCTTTCAAAGGGAGACTTTAAATGGCCAACTATGATCCTAATCAGCTGCCAAAGGATCTAGTCATAACCAAAGCTAGCAGTGACGTCTCTTGACATGGAGTTGAAGTTGCATATTAAATCAGTAGCCAGAGAAACCTGCAAGGAAAATTCAATTTAAGAAATAAAAAGGACTAAGAAAAGCACAAATCTACTATGTCATGATTGACTCACCTTATCAGATACCTTCTGAACATAGCTTAGAAGGGCCATTCCAGTGCTGGCAATTTGTCCAGTGGCAACCTGGATGAATACAAGCAATTTGATATATTTTGGTAGCCAtataaaatgaataaaataagTAGGTGATAAAAATGGAAACATTGAACACAAAATAAGATAATATGTAGCATATGTTAACAATCTCGGATAGCAGAGCAGATCATCCACAAAAACGATATAGCAGAAAAACGGGATGGCCATTATTCTATACAATGGAGGTTAAGTCAAAATAGGAATAGATGAGGGAGCACTATCACATCTCTATTCCCACTATTCGTGGTTGCAACAATAAACTGTGATGCAGTGGAAAGTACTGTTGCAGTCAGGGCCCTCACCACACCATGACAGTGCTAATGGTAGCCCTTTGTAGGATAACAATAACTAATACAATTGGATAAGTAGAAGCATACTATATCCGCTTGGTATGTTATCTTTATGATGTACATAATTGTATTATAACAGGAAGAATAGAAAAACAAAATCCTTGAAATTGACTTAGGAAGCAGCATAATGTATAGGGAAGAACATGTATACAAACATCAGATGGGACAACCATAAACTTTAGATAAATAAATAGTTGTGAAAGATCCTAAATTAAATAAGTAAGCAGAGGGAAGCAAGCAAGTTGCAGATAATGCATGTAAGAACAAGTCTTAAGTCATCATTACCATTTTATCAGTGTTGTAGCGAGCAGCATAACCAACACCAGACTTCTGATGCTGACCAGTCCAAAGTACCTCCTCACCCAATGATAAATGATTGCTGACACTCTGCAAAACAAAAGTCAATGTTTTCAGTAATAAAATGGATTTATTCGCATATCAATAAATTGTACCACACCGTGCAACAGATTGAATCAGTAGATATGTTTCAGATTAGGGGATAAATTATAACCCTTCTTTTACTTACAAATTAAACTGTAAATTAAGGAAGTAGAGTAGGTCATTTGTGAATGCTTAATCATACTCAGAACTGATTGTTGACAGTACAATGTCAATCAGTTCAAACAAAACCAGATAGCTGTATGCAAGTAATATATTGTAATAACAAACAAGTTAAGTAATCTAAATGAAATTTTCCTACCTAAATCTCATATAAAACAGGCActaaaagaagaagaaaaaaaagagcAACACATTGGATGCAGATCCCCCTACCTGAATATAACTTGCTCCTAGCAAAGATCCATTTCCAAGTTGAATCTGGTTCCTATAATCCTTTCcctgaaaaatataaaaatgaattattaaataagGAAACTACTTGAGAACAATTTGCATGCATAGTCAGAGAAAGTTCCACTAAGAAACTACAAAAACAATATATGCCAATAGAAATATAATAGTTAATGGACAACTAGTAGATGAGGGCATCAAACGAAATAATCTAGATTCTAAAAATAAAAACTAACAGACCTTGTAATCAAAGTTGACAATCCCTTGCGACGCATGTGGCTCACTTGATAGCTATAAAAAAGCAAGAAAGTAGAGTGGTCAACATCAAAGAAATAGCTTATATAAAAGAAGAGAAAGGGTTGAACATTTTAGTGGAGGAGACAAGATAAGAGCATGACTTCTGTGATGAGTTTTCTTTCTGTATAATTGAGTGGCTTCATCCTTTAATTGAGAAGATTCTGCATAAAATGGAAGAacatatttttttaataatatgAGAAAGAGATCAATATGATTGAAATGAAAATTAAACATCAATTAATCCACAATCATAGTGAAGATAGAGCAACACAATTCAaaatataaaatgaaataaagttTATCAAACACAATAACATATAAGAAATTCATTTATCAGGAACATACCAAAAGAGGGGAAAATAAAAACAAGTCAAGATGAATGTGGATCATCAACTACAGTGATTAAAACAGAACAACAACGCCATACAATGAGAGTTGGATATAAAGAATATGAGTTACTGAGATTGCGAAGGAGTTCTTACACATAGCAACAATGGCGCAAGTTTCataaaaacaaataaacaacGAAAAACTCTTTTATCTATAATTTTCAGAGCAACAGGTTCTTCGCTAGAGTTTTTCATCGCTTATGTGGGAGAAATAAAACGGCTACGTATTGGAAAATATACTCAGCTGGATTGGGCGGGTATGGGTACCGCCGGTTGCTTCTCCATAAACCGAACCGCCCATTACAATCCACCACAGGCCGCACTGTTGGGCTTGTCAAACCGCTGGCCCGTTTGAAACTGCacttttttgtttttatttttcgGTTTTTGCGGACTGGGCCGGTTGACGGTTTCTTGTCCAGCCCTAGTTATAAATACTTAATTTCCTCCACCACATATGTGTCAAATATTTCCATATTTATAATAGGTTGATTATTAATTTTGCAGATTTTTTCCTTCAACTTTAGCATGGGCGTTAACAGAGATATTTACgttataattttaattttatatttatacTTCTACAATTCAATAGAATTCACTTTTATATTTAAGTTAAATTCTTTTGTTTTTTCACGAGCAAATCCTCAAATCCTCCTTTCTACATCTACTTGATTGCAGTTGGCGGCATTatagtattttttattttttttattgttattattcGTCTTTAGAGATTTTATAGACATCGATATCTTATTCGGATAATCCAAGAGAGAATTAGTAAGAAGAGGCGCCAGATGCATTGgcgcacatgcattgggcctcatgaagaggcgccaatgtgtatggtgtaacacccttttttctaccccaaaatacttaacatataatcagagtaaataagcacgcgTATAAACATAAGGgcctcacatcgacgttttcaaaaactaaaagctttcaaaaaccaacatcattcatcatcgatatacaatacacctggtcatataaaataacacatttcaattatcatgaatatccaagaatatgcgttcgcagcggaaaataatgaatactcatgtatttcataacatgatccatgtcccataccatgatcatctctcaataatcacctcaagataaaataaaccaagtaataacataatgcatatccaaataagatatgagttcaatactactaatctacccagtgttacatgaccagagcattgactcattacttagtcttcaaactaaaatacggaaactctccggctaatgtcgagcgagctaccgtccacttacttcagcaatactactctggagtatctgcacgatacccatgtaaaggtaacattcaaacagaaagggtgagaattcaaatcattatgaaaaaGTATAATcaggcacaatgattaaatcaacaattaacggaattcatcacacctcGTATCATCATGTCAATAACATTAATCCACATTTATTTCATATGTTTCAAAcatacatcaaaactcaaggagtta from Lathyrus oleraceus cultivar Zhongwan6 chromosome 7, CAAS_Psat_ZW6_1.0, whole genome shotgun sequence encodes the following:
- the LOC127103809 gene encoding mitochondrial import receptor subunit TOM40-1 isoform X2 — translated: MKPLNYTERKLITELSSEPHASQGIVNFDYKGKDYRNQIQLGNGSLLGASYIQSVSNHLSLGEEVLWTGQHQKSGVGYAARYNTDKMVATGQIASTGMALLSYVQKVSLATDLICNFNSMSRDVTASFGYD
- the LOC127103809 gene encoding mitochondrial import receptor subunit TOM40-1 isoform X1, with translation MKPLNYTERKLITELSSEPHASQGIVNFDYKGKDYRNQIQLGNGSLLGASYIQSVSNHLSLGEEVLWTGQHQKSGVGYAARYNTDKMVATGQIASTGMALLSYVQKVSDKVSLATDLICNFNSMSRDVTASFGYD